CGATTTCCTGCTCGGTCTGCACCCATTCGCCGTTGGGCGCGAAAACCACCTCGGCATTTTTTTCGAGCGTTTGGAAACGGGCACCATAAAAGGACTCTCCCTGTCGGTACCACGCAACGCTTTCGGCATCCGCAAAACGTGCCTCAAATTCCTCGATCACTGCCGGTGGAACCGACGATTTTTTGACGGCATCCTGCGAAAACCCATTCGACAGTCCGAGGCCAATGATGCACAGCAAGGCAATTAGAACTTTCATCATTCATAAATAGGGTGCCAATTTACGATGCCTCATTGCCCAAGGATAGTCCCAACTTCCACGTCTGCAGGGTACATTGTAGGCTGTAGCGTACACTTTCAGCCGAATGCGTTCCAAATAAGTCAAATGGAACGCGCAGCAAAGATTTTCATTACCTTCGAAGCAATGGAAGAATCCTTTGTCGGACATATTGCTTGGTACCAAGGCGGTCGCCTTTTCGAGGCAGAATTCCACCATGGTGCTCAGATCCTCACCGGTGGCTTGACCGTCGTCTTGAACGTGAACAGGGATGGCAAACCAATAGGGATCGGAATTGGGATTTTCCCTCAACAAGAGGTCTTGCTCAAGGAACTCTACATCGAGTTCGTCCAACCCGTCGCCCCCACGGACACCATCTTCCTGAACGGCTACCAAAGTTGGACAGAAAGCAGAGGATTCCGCCCCGATGAAGCAATTCCAAAATTGCGGGGGCCCATCAAGGGACTTCTTAATACGACCGGTGATTATACATTTTATGATTATCCCGCCAAGGAGGGATACCTGCATGCATGGTCATTTACAAGTCTCACCAAGGGTGAAAAAACGCTGGTTTGGGCTGAAGCAGCACCAGAAACGGGCTATACTTTGTTTGAATGGCGGTGCAAAGAAGGGCGATTGCGCATCAGGAAAGATGTAGGCGGTCGGAAATTGATCCGGGAAGCCGAAATGCTACGTGTCAATTTTTGGGAGGAAAACGGCAGCGAATTGTCATTCGTGACATTCCCTCCCCCAAAAACCAATTCCAAACCAGTCAAGGCACCCGCCACAGGCTGGACGAGCTGGTACAACTACTACACCAAAATCACCGAGGAGATCATCCTCGACAACCTGCGGGCCTACGGCCTGCGCGAAATTCCGATCGACGTTTTCCAAATTGACGACGGTTGGCAACCTGCCATCGGCGACTGGACTTCTGCCAACAAAAAATTCCCGCAGGGAATGGCATTTCTCGCCGACCAAGCGCATCGCTACGGCTACAAAGCCGGACTTTGGCTTGCGCCGCTGATTGCCGAGAAGGATTCCACGATCTACCAACAGCACCGCGATTGGTTGGTGACCTACGATGGTGAGCACCTCGTGGAGGCCGGTTACAATCCCGGTTGGGGCGGCCTGTTTAACGGCACTTACTACCTGCTGGACCTCGAATTGCCCGCGGTGCGGACGCATTTGAAAAACGTATTCGATGTCGTTCTGAATCAGTGGGGCTATGATTTGGTGAAGCTGGATTTCCTTTTTGCAGCCGCCTTGATCCCGCGAAATGGCAAATCCAGGGGGCAATTGATGTGGGAAGCCTGCCAATTTTTGCGCGAATGCTGCGGCGAAAAGCTGATCCTCGGTTGCGGGGTGCCTTTGGCGCCGGCATGGAATGTTTTTGATTATTGCAGGATCGGCCCCGACATCGGGCTGAACTGGGAAATGCATTCGGCGAAAATGATCAACATGCGGGAACGGATCAGCACCCACAATGCACTGCACAACACCATCAACCGACGGCATTTCAGCGGGCGCTTTTTTGCCAACGATCCTGATGTATTCATCCTGCGCAAAAACGACAACGAACTAAGCGTGCAGCAGCGGCTCAGCCTGTTGGCGATCAACCAGATTTTTGGGGACCTGCTGTTTACCAGCGACAACATTGGTGGCTACGATTCGGCGACGATGGCCCTTTATCGTTCGACTTTTCCTGCTTTGAAGCACAGGATCAACCGCGTGGAGCAGGACGGCGAATTGTACCGGATATGGTTTCAAGTTGAGGACGAATTGAACCGGATGTATTTTGCAGCAGCCAATTTGAGCCGGACTGACAGGAAAATTGCCTTGCCGGAAGGGGTTTGGTACCGCAATGGCGAAGGTTTTGTCGAGGAGCCCAAGGCCGTGTATTTCAAGCCCTTCGAAACCCGGATTTACCTGAAGCTCACGGAGCAAACCCCGGGCATTGCCGGGAGTGACTTGCACCTTTTCCCCGGCAGCGAGGTTGCGTCCATTTCTTTGAATGGCGATGAGTTTCAGGTGAAACTCAGTCCGCAGACGGTCGGGACAGGCAACTTGCTGCTCCGGGTGGAGAACGGGACCAAGGATGCCAAAATCAACGGGAAAACGTATCCGACCTACACCGGCAAAGGCGCGACATTGGCGTTGGTTCCGGTCAAAGACGGAAAATTTGTTTGAACATTGCCCGTCGGGACGGGTTTGAAGAGAAGTCATCAAGCGGAGAAAACAATGAAATCCAACGCAGAAAAAACGACCTTGGTCTTGGGGGCAAGCGACAACCCCGAGCGCACGAGTTACACGGCCTTGCACATGCTCAGGGACGCGGGCGTGCCCGTGCTTGCGGTCGGGCTCAAGGAGGCGCAGGTCGCGGGCGTGCAGATCCGCAAGGGTACGGATTGGCTTGCGGGCAAGGACATCCACACGGTGACCCTCTACATGAATGCACTCAGGCAGAAGGAATTGCAGGAATTCATCCTTCAATTGAAGCCCAAAAGAATCATTTTCAACCCCGGCGCCGAAAACTCGGAACTTTACAAATCTGCGACCGCACAAGGGATCGAATGTAACAATGCCTGCACCTTGGTGATGCTGAATTTTGGCCAATTTTGACGGCTCAACTTGAATCTGCCGTGGTTTATGTGTAGCTTATCGACGAAAAATTAACGCAGCCTATGTTTTCAGAGGTAGTTTCCATCCGCACCGAAGATGTCATTGTAAGCGTTCAAAGCGCCTATCTTCCCGAGCAGTCCAATCCCGCGATGGACCATTTTATGTTTGCCTACCGCATTCGCATCACGAACGAGTCGTCGTTTACGGTGCAATTGCTCCGTCGTGAATGGTTTATCACAGACGCCGTTGGCAGAAAACGAAAAGTGGAAGGAGATGGCGTCATCGGATTGCAGCCGATTCTAGCCCCCGGCCAAACCCACGAATACGTGAGTGGTTGCGACTTCAAAACACCCTTGGGCCAAATGCGCGGGTTTTATGGGATGGTTCGGCGCGACAACCATGCGGAATTCAAAGTGAGAATTCCAAAATTCACCATGGCGACACCTGTTGCCCTAAATTAACTTAGGTTTCCTGCTCCATTGAAATGTTGCTGATGCCCGAATCTCACAGGATTGCAGGTATATTTCTCTTGTGAGAATCATCCGGCTTTTCCATGGGAAGGATCTGGACGTGTGGACTTCGCCTATCGGGAGTCGTCTCCAACTGCCAACCGTTCCGAAACCTGAGCGGCGCTACCGTTCAGCAGATTGCTTTAGCGGTTTTCGGTCCTGACTTGTGCCATCAAATCTCGGACGTCGATGTCATAATGCGAAGCTGTATAGGTTGGTTTGCCTTTTTGTACAACGATCACTTGCGGTGACTGATGGATGACATCAAAGCGCTCGGCGACGAGCTTGGAAATGTCGCGGTAGGTGAGCAAATCAAGATAATGCACATCATAGACCGATTTCAGGGCATCCAAATCTGCATCCAAACGATACTTTGCTGCTTCCGAGATGCTGCATCGTGTGCTGTGCTTAAAAATCAGCTGCGGTTTTTCGGCTGAAGCCGACACAATGTCCCCAACCTGCTTGAAATTTTCCAGACGATTCCAACCCATGATTTAGCGTTTGTTGCCCACCTTAGTTCCGTTGCATTGTTGATGGTTTTTCAAATGCGTGCAAGACTGCAGGCCTGTTGCCAAAAATGACAAAGCGAGGATTCCAAAAACGATTTTCTTCAACATGGTGCGGACAAATTATGAATCAATGCCTCAAAGTAGGGAAGAAGCACTGGGTTACCAAACATTCTTCGTCAAATGATCTTGTTTGACGGTTCAGTCGTCATTTTTCACCCCTCAATTGTCGGATCAATGCGCCAAGGAGGGTTTTTGCGGTTGGTTCCTGCAAAAAACAAGATCAAGGCATTGCCGTCGGGGTCGCGGAGGCTTGCTTCCCGCCACAACCAAGGCTGATCGGTCGGTTGCGTATCAAAATGGACACCGTTTTCCATCAAAGCCGCGACCTTCGCATCGAGCGCATCGCATTCAAAGTAGACAATGGGGCCTTGGCCTACGGGCAATTCCTCGACCAAATGCAAGGAAAACGTGCCTTCACCGACCGGGCATTCAAAGCGCGCATAACGCGGCATGGACAGGACAATCAGCCGCAAACCGAGCGTCTCATAGAACTCGACCGCACGCTGCAAATCCAACGTCGGCAGGGTTACCTGATTCAGATTCATTGGCCGAATGTGTGCGTTGCCTCAACGCGCATGGTTCCCGACCTTGGTGGCCATGCATCCATGATGCCTTGTAGCGGTACAGGATGTCATCGTTGCCCAGCAGAGGACGATGATTCCGACAAATATTCCGATCTTTTTCATGGCGAAAGTTTCAATTAGCTCCCAAATCCGATATTTCAAACGCGTTTTTACTTGCGTTGCGGCCATCCAAACACCGAGGTCTTGGAGGATGCCACTACCTTTTGCGCCTTCCCCGGCGTCAAACGTTGGGTCATAAAGACACCCAAAGCACCTGCGAGGGTAATGCTCAAGACAAAAGCAAGGATGTATTTTCTCATGACTGTTCCAGTTTTCAAGACTCTTCATCCAAATTGAGGAATTTCACGATGGAAAATCCTTTAAAAATCACCCGATCATAACCTTTGGCATTCAACGAATTTTTGCCAACGCCTGTCCAAGAATACGGCAAATCCCCCGGAAAGGATTCAAAACCCACCTCATGCCTGCCTTCTCCGACCACCCATTATCCACATTTTCAGACCCATGTGGATAATTGTGTTGCGAATTGGTCAGTTGGGTCGCTGCGGTTCGGAAATGACTCCAGCGGTGAGTTTGATCTGTTTTCTTACATGTGGATCGGCCGGGAAATACAGCTTCTTTGCCTAATTTTAAAAAAATCATTGGCGGGAGAATATGACAGCGGCAGAAATCGAAGCTTTGCTTACACCTGAATTGCGCGAATGGGTCTCGGCGCACAGGGCGGATGATCCGCATCGACTCGCCTTGCAAAAGCATCCTCCCGGTTTCCCCACTGCTTTGGCGGTCGGCCAAGTGGCCCTGCTGCAAAAGGCCGCAGCCAAACTCCCCAAAATGGTGGCCGCCCAATGCATCCTAACCCAACGCGCCTACGAACAATCGACCTCCGAAGTGCTGAGCAGTCAGAAGCCTTGGGGAAAAGGCGCCAAGGCGCTTGACCTCACCTGCGGATTGGGCTGTGACAGCTTCGCAATCGCCGGGAAGTATGACGCCCTCATGAGCCTGGAACCCAATCCCGAACTCGCCAAGATCGTGGAATTCAACGCAGGGCTGTTGGGAATTCAGAACATCACCCTCGTGAACCAATCCGCCGAAGATTTTCTTTCAGGGTATGACGGACCACAGTTTGATCTGATCTATGCCGATCCCGATCGACGCGACGCAACAGGCAAACGGGTATTTGGCCTGCAAGATTGCCAACCCAATGTGCTCGAATTGATGCCATTGCTGCGCAAACATGGCAAACGCATCCTGATCAAGGCTTCGCCGATGCTTGACCTTCAGGCCATTCAAAAGCAGTTTCCCGAAGGCGTTTTTGTTTGGGTGCTTTCAGAAGCAAATGAATGCAAGGAAATCCTGATCGAGCCCGATCCGCTCGCGGCGGGAACCGGGGCGATTTTTGTGCGCAAGGGAAATTCGGGCAAAGTGATGTCTACCATGGAAGCCCGCTTCATTCCGACTTGGGACGCCAATGACCAAGCTGCCTATATCCTGGAATGCGATGTCGCGCTGTATGTCGCTGGATTGGCGCATGTCTGCATGGACAATGCGGAGTTGCGCGGCGGAATGCTGTCGCCCGAGGGCTACTACTATAGCCTGGACGACGATCCTGAATTTCACGGCCATCGCTACAAAATTCTGGCGGATTGGCCGCTGAAGCCACAGGCAATCAAGGCTGGACTGAAATCACGCGGGATTCAAAAAGTGCAATACAGCAAGCGGGATTTTGATTTGCCCTTGGAGCAGGTGCGCAAACAGATCGGCTTGCCGGAAGGCGGCGAATATTTCCTGCTGCTGACGCGCTACGGGGAAAAGGGACGATGGGCGTTTCTTGCGGAAAGGCTGGTTTGAATTCGAAGAAGAGTCCGGAAAAGTTGGAACGCGCTTCAAATCCCCCGAACAGGAGCGATTCTGAACTAAAAACTCAAGCCATAACCCTCAAAGCGAACGCTTGAGGTCGATCATTTCGAGGGCAGCCACGGCTGCTTCTTCGCCTTTGTTGCCATATTTGCCACCTGCCCGATCGAGCGCCTGCTGATTGGTTTCGGGTGTCAAGACCCCAAAGATGACCGGGAGGTTGTATTTCAGGCTCACATCCTTGACGCCTTGCGCGACCGCCTGATTGATGAATTCGAAATGCCGGGTTTCGCCTTGGACGACGCAGCCGAGGCAAATCACTGCATCGATGCCGGGATTGCCTTCGACCGCAAACTGCGCACCGGTCGGGAGTTCGTAGGAACCCGGCACACGGTACACCAACACTTGTTTTTCAGGAATTCCAGCGGCTACGAGCGTGCGCCAAGCGCCTTCGAGCAGTGCTTCAAGAACCTCGGGATTCCACTTGCTAGCCACAATAGCCACGGTGGTATCACGATGATTTTCCGTACCCTGATAATGGATATGGGAAAGATCGTGCCCGGGCTGTGTCATTCGAAGTCCTCTTCGGAAAGTTTTGCAATGGAGCGGTCCACGCTACCATCACGGACTTGGTCACTCAAAGGGAAATTCTCTTTGATCTCCTTGTACAACACAAGCGCCTCTTCGGTTTTGTTGGCCGACTCGAGGTTCCTGCCTGCGTGCATCAAGTACAAAGGCGTGGAGTACATATTGTCTTTGGGGGTATGTGCAGCTTCTTCGTAATGCTTTGCAGCAGTTTCGAAGTCACCCTTTTGCTCATAAGCATATCCCAATGAACCCAAAGCAGCGGCCGAAACCATGCTGTGGTTTTGCCTGTATTCTTCCAAGGCTGCAATTCCTTCGTCCAAGTTACCTGACTTTAGGTAGGCCGTTCCAAGGTAGTAGCGTGCCATGTTACCGGCATCGGTGCTACCGTAGTCTTCGACGATGTCAGACAAGGTAGGGCTTTGACCGTCGCCGTTGAGGGCTTTGTTGATCGAATCCTGCTCGTAATACAAAATAGGCATGACCATCTCAGCTTGCGCTAGGGCATTGACCTTGTCCTTCTGGGAGTAG
The sequence above is drawn from the Bacteroidota bacterium genome and encodes:
- the ytxJ gene encoding bacillithiol system redox-active protein YtxJ, encoding MGWNRLENFKQVGDIVSASAEKPQLIFKHSTRCSISEAAKYRLDADLDALKSVYDVHYLDLLTYRDISKLVAERFDVIHQSPQVIVVQKGKPTYTASHYDIDVRDLMAQVRTENR
- a CDS encoding 6,7-dimethyl-8-ribityllumazine synthase, coding for MTQPGHDLSHIHYQGTENHRDTTVAIVASKWNPEVLEALLEGAWRTLVAAGIPEKQVLVYRVPGSYELPTGAQFAVEGNPGIDAVICLGCVVQGETRHFEFINQAVAQGVKDVSLKYNLPVIFGVLTPETNQQALDRAGGKYGNKGEEAAVAALEMIDLKRSL
- a CDS encoding CoA-binding protein, with amino-acid sequence MKSNAEKTTLVLGASDNPERTSYTALHMLRDAGVPVLAVGLKEAQVAGVQIRKGTDWLAGKDIHTVTLYMNALRQKELQEFILQLKPKRIIFNPGAENSELYKSATAQGIECNNACTLVMLNFGQF
- a CDS encoding VOC family protein is translated as MNLNQVTLPTLDLQRAVEFYETLGLRLIVLSMPRYARFECPVGEGTFSLHLVEELPVGQGPIVYFECDALDAKVAALMENGVHFDTQPTDQPWLWREASLRDPDGNALILFFAGTNRKNPPWRIDPTIEG
- a CDS encoding tetratricopeptide repeat protein; this translates as MARNKGRSTMNDDEVIDQDEVIYEEEKSSKGAASAAVTGPQSFTEKYRNFLLIGGVAVLAVVGYFIYNYSQKDKVNALAQAEMVMPILYYEQDSINKALNGDGQSPTLSDIVEDYGSTDAGNMARYYLGTAYLKSGNLDEGIAALEEYRQNHSMVSAAALGSLGYAYEQKGDFETAAKHYEEAAHTPKDNMYSTPLYLMHAGRNLESANKTEEALVLYKEIKENFPLSDQVRDGSVDRSIAKLSEEDFE
- a CDS encoding alpha-galactosidase, with translation MERAAKIFITFEAMEESFVGHIAWYQGGRLFEAEFHHGAQILTGGLTVVLNVNRDGKPIGIGIGIFPQQEVLLKELYIEFVQPVAPTDTIFLNGYQSWTESRGFRPDEAIPKLRGPIKGLLNTTGDYTFYDYPAKEGYLHAWSFTSLTKGEKTLVWAEAAPETGYTLFEWRCKEGRLRIRKDVGGRKLIREAEMLRVNFWEENGSELSFVTFPPPKTNSKPVKAPATGWTSWYNYYTKITEEIILDNLRAYGLREIPIDVFQIDDGWQPAIGDWTSANKKFPQGMAFLADQAHRYGYKAGLWLAPLIAEKDSTIYQQHRDWLVTYDGEHLVEAGYNPGWGGLFNGTYYLLDLELPAVRTHLKNVFDVVLNQWGYDLVKLDFLFAAALIPRNGKSRGQLMWEACQFLRECCGEKLILGCGVPLAPAWNVFDYCRIGPDIGLNWEMHSAKMINMRERISTHNALHNTINRRHFSGRFFANDPDVFILRKNDNELSVQQRLSLLAINQIFGDLLFTSDNIGGYDSATMALYRSTFPALKHRINRVEQDGELYRIWFQVEDELNRMYFAAANLSRTDRKIALPEGVWYRNGEGFVEEPKAVYFKPFETRIYLKLTEQTPGIAGSDLHLFPGSEVASISLNGDEFQVKLSPQTVGTGNLLLRVENGTKDAKINGKTYPTYTGKGATLALVPVKDGKFV
- the apaG gene encoding Co2+/Mg2+ efflux protein ApaG yields the protein MFSEVVSIRTEDVIVSVQSAYLPEQSNPAMDHFMFAYRIRITNESSFTVQLLRREWFITDAVGRKRKVEGDGVIGLQPILAPGQTHEYVSGCDFKTPLGQMRGFYGMVRRDNHAEFKVRIPKFTMATPVALN